Proteins co-encoded in one Callospermophilus lateralis isolate mCalLat2 chromosome 2, mCalLat2.hap1, whole genome shotgun sequence genomic window:
- the Fbxw5 gene encoding F-box/WD repeat-containing protein 5 isoform X1, whose product MELQWSVQQYPPQTPSPVEFPAWHLVGLEEQWGCHSLSSRSAPLLEVGVEVWVQGSLWWISGLPGQNVTMDEGGTPLLPDSLVYQIFLSLGPADVLAAGLVCRQWQAVSRDEFLWREQFYRYYQVARDVPRHPAATSWYEEFRRLYDMVPCVEVQTLKEHTDQVLHLSFSHSGYQFASCSKDCTVKIWNNDLTISLLHSADMRPYNWSYTQFSQFNQDDSLLLASGVFLGPHNSSSGEIAVISLDSFALLSRVRNKPYDVFGCWLTETSLISGNLHRIGDITSCSVLWLNNAFQDVESENVNVVKRLFKIQNLNASTIRTVMVADCSRFDNPDLLLDASDQATPLCQVFDLGGDSEDEAASPPLRNPRPGRAKEGLRRVLDGVLDGGMQLSELALETRVAELLAQGRTKPPERSATDARNKYLIFTTGCLTYSPHQIGIKQILPHQMTTAGPVLGEGRGSDAFFDALDHVIDVHGHIIGMGLSPDNSACPSLRYLYVNSRAWPPGSVVADPMQPPPIAEEIDLLVFDLKTMREVKRALRAHRAYTPNDECFFIFLDVSRDFVASGAEDRHGYIWDRHYNICLAKLRHEDVVNSVAFSPQEQELLLTASDDATIKAWRSPRTVRVLQASRPRLRPFFSWFASHRR is encoded by the exons ATGGAGCTGCAGTGGTCAGTGCAGCAGTACCCTCCACAAACACCCAGTCCAGTGGAATTTCCAGCGTGGCACTTGGTGGGGCTGGAGGAACAGTGGGGCTGCCACAGCTTGAGCTCCAGGTCTGCACCTCTCCTAGAGGTtggggtagaggtttgggttcaGGGCAGCCTCTGGTGGATTTCAGGGCTGCCTGGGCAGAATGTCACGATGGACGAGGGGGGCACGCCCCTGCTCCCTGACAGCCTCGTCTACCAGATCTTCCTGAGCCTGGGCCCTGCGGATGTGCTGGCCGCTGGGCTGGTGTGCCGACAGTGGCAGGCCGTGTCCCGGGATGAGTTCCTATGGAGGGAACAGTTCTACCGTTACTACCAGGTGGCCCGCGATGTACCCCGACACCCAG CGGCCACGTCCTGGTATGAGGAGTTCCGTCGGCTCTACGACATGGTACCCTGTGTGGAGGTGCAGACTCTGAAGGAGCACACTGACCAGGTCCTGCACCTCAGCTTTTCCCACTCTGGGTACCAGTTTGCCTCCTGCTCCAAGGACTGCACTGTGAAG ATCTGGAACAACGACCTGACCATCTCGCTGCTGCACAGCGCGGACATGCGGCCCTACAACTGGAGCTACACCCAGTTCTCCCAGTTCAACCAGGACGACTCCCTGCTGCTGGCCTCAGGCGTGTTCCTGGGGCCACACAACTCCTCCTCAGGCGAGATTGCAGTCATCAGCCTAG ACTCCTTCGCCCTGCTGTCCCGCGTGCGCAACAAGCCTTATGATGTGTTCGGCTGCTGGCTCACAGAAACGAGCCTCATCTCCGGGAACCTGCACCGCATTGGAGACATAACATCCTGCTCAGTGCTGTGGCTCAACAACGCCTTCCAG GACGTGGAGTCAGAGAACGTCAATGTGGTAAAGCGGCTCTTCAAGATCCAGAACCTCAATGCCAGCACCATTCGCACAGTGATGGTGGCCGACTGCAGCCGCTTTGACAACCCTGACCTCCTGCTGGACGCCAGCGACCAGGCCACACCCCTCTGCCAAGTCTTTGACCTGGGTGGTGACAGCGAAGATGAGGCTGCCAGCCCCCCTTTGCGCAACCCCCGACCGGGCCGCGCCAAGGAGGGTTTGCGGCGTGTGCTGGATGGTGTGCTGGATGGGGGCATGCAACTATCGGAGCTTGCGCTGGAAACCAGGGTGGCAGAGCTGCTGGCCCAGGGTCGCACCAAGCCCCCAGAGCGCAGTGCCACTGATGCCAGGAACAAATACCTCATTTTCACCACCGGCTGCCTCACCTACTCGCCACACCAGATCG GCATCAAGCAGATCCTGCCACACCAGATGACGACTGCCGGGCCTGTGCTGGGCGAGGGCCGGGGCTCTGATGCCTTTTTTGATGCACTGGACCATGTCATTGATGTGCATGGGCACATCATTGGTATGGGCCTATCCCCTGACAACAG TGCATGCCCCTCGCTCAGGTACCTGTACGTGAACAGCCGCGCCTGGCCCCCAGGCTCTGTGGTGGCTGACCCCATGCAGCCACCACCCATTGCAGAGGAGATCGACCTACTGGTATTTGACCTCAAGACCATGCGGGAGGTGAAGCGGGCCCTGCGAGCTCACCGCGCCTACACACCCAATGATGAGTGCTTCTTCATCTTCCTGGATGTCAGCAGGGACTTCGTGGCCAG TGGGGCTGAGGATCGGCATGGCTACATCTGGGACCGCCACTACAACATCTGCCTGGCCAAGCTGCGGCATGAGGACGTGGTCAACTCGGTGGCCTTCAGCCCCCAGGAGCAGGAGCTTTTGCTGACAGCCAGTGATGATGCCACCATCAAAGCCTGGCGCTCACCACGCACAGTGCGTGTCCTCCAGGCCTCACGCCCACGCCTGCGCCCCTTCTTCTCCTGGTTTGCCAGCCACAGGCGCTGA
- the Fbxw5 gene encoding F-box/WD repeat-containing protein 5 isoform X2: protein MELQWSVQQYPPQTPSPVEFPAWHLVGLEEQWGCHSLSSRSAPLLEVGVEVWVQGSLWWISGLPGQNVTMDEGGTPLLPDSLVYQIFLSLGPADVLAAGLVCRQWQAVSRDEFLWREQFYRYYQVARDVPRHPAATSWYEEFRRLYDMVPCVEVQTLKEHTDQVLHLSFSHSGYQFASCSKDCTVKIWNNDLTISLLHSADMRPYNWSYTQFSQFNQDDSLLLASGVFLGPHNSSSGEIAVISLDSFALLSRVRNKPYDVFGCWLTETSLISGNLHRIGDITSCSVLWLNNAFQDVESENVNVVKRLFKIQNLNASTIRTVMVADCSRFDNPDLLLDASDQATPLCQVFDLGGDSEDEAASPPLRNPRPGRAKEGLRRVLDGVLDGGMQLSELALETRVAELLAQGRTKPPERSATDARNKYLIFTTGCLTYSPHQIGIKQILPHQMTTAGPVLGEGRGSDAFFDALDHVIDVHGHIIGMGLSPDNRYLYVNSRAWPPGSVVADPMQPPPIAEEIDLLVFDLKTMREVKRALRAHRAYTPNDECFFIFLDVSRDFVASGAEDRHGYIWDRHYNICLAKLRHEDVVNSVAFSPQEQELLLTASDDATIKAWRSPRTVRVLQASRPRLRPFFSWFASHRR from the exons ATGGAGCTGCAGTGGTCAGTGCAGCAGTACCCTCCACAAACACCCAGTCCAGTGGAATTTCCAGCGTGGCACTTGGTGGGGCTGGAGGAACAGTGGGGCTGCCACAGCTTGAGCTCCAGGTCTGCACCTCTCCTAGAGGTtggggtagaggtttgggttcaGGGCAGCCTCTGGTGGATTTCAGGGCTGCCTGGGCAGAATGTCACGATGGACGAGGGGGGCACGCCCCTGCTCCCTGACAGCCTCGTCTACCAGATCTTCCTGAGCCTGGGCCCTGCGGATGTGCTGGCCGCTGGGCTGGTGTGCCGACAGTGGCAGGCCGTGTCCCGGGATGAGTTCCTATGGAGGGAACAGTTCTACCGTTACTACCAGGTGGCCCGCGATGTACCCCGACACCCAG CGGCCACGTCCTGGTATGAGGAGTTCCGTCGGCTCTACGACATGGTACCCTGTGTGGAGGTGCAGACTCTGAAGGAGCACACTGACCAGGTCCTGCACCTCAGCTTTTCCCACTCTGGGTACCAGTTTGCCTCCTGCTCCAAGGACTGCACTGTGAAG ATCTGGAACAACGACCTGACCATCTCGCTGCTGCACAGCGCGGACATGCGGCCCTACAACTGGAGCTACACCCAGTTCTCCCAGTTCAACCAGGACGACTCCCTGCTGCTGGCCTCAGGCGTGTTCCTGGGGCCACACAACTCCTCCTCAGGCGAGATTGCAGTCATCAGCCTAG ACTCCTTCGCCCTGCTGTCCCGCGTGCGCAACAAGCCTTATGATGTGTTCGGCTGCTGGCTCACAGAAACGAGCCTCATCTCCGGGAACCTGCACCGCATTGGAGACATAACATCCTGCTCAGTGCTGTGGCTCAACAACGCCTTCCAG GACGTGGAGTCAGAGAACGTCAATGTGGTAAAGCGGCTCTTCAAGATCCAGAACCTCAATGCCAGCACCATTCGCACAGTGATGGTGGCCGACTGCAGCCGCTTTGACAACCCTGACCTCCTGCTGGACGCCAGCGACCAGGCCACACCCCTCTGCCAAGTCTTTGACCTGGGTGGTGACAGCGAAGATGAGGCTGCCAGCCCCCCTTTGCGCAACCCCCGACCGGGCCGCGCCAAGGAGGGTTTGCGGCGTGTGCTGGATGGTGTGCTGGATGGGGGCATGCAACTATCGGAGCTTGCGCTGGAAACCAGGGTGGCAGAGCTGCTGGCCCAGGGTCGCACCAAGCCCCCAGAGCGCAGTGCCACTGATGCCAGGAACAAATACCTCATTTTCACCACCGGCTGCCTCACCTACTCGCCACACCAGATCG GCATCAAGCAGATCCTGCCACACCAGATGACGACTGCCGGGCCTGTGCTGGGCGAGGGCCGGGGCTCTGATGCCTTTTTTGATGCACTGGACCATGTCATTGATGTGCATGGGCACATCATTGGTATGGGCCTATCCCCTGACAACAG GTACCTGTACGTGAACAGCCGCGCCTGGCCCCCAGGCTCTGTGGTGGCTGACCCCATGCAGCCACCACCCATTGCAGAGGAGATCGACCTACTGGTATTTGACCTCAAGACCATGCGGGAGGTGAAGCGGGCCCTGCGAGCTCACCGCGCCTACACACCCAATGATGAGTGCTTCTTCATCTTCCTGGATGTCAGCAGGGACTTCGTGGCCAG TGGGGCTGAGGATCGGCATGGCTACATCTGGGACCGCCACTACAACATCTGCCTGGCCAAGCTGCGGCATGAGGACGTGGTCAACTCGGTGGCCTTCAGCCCCCAGGAGCAGGAGCTTTTGCTGACAGCCAGTGATGATGCCACCATCAAAGCCTGGCGCTCACCACGCACAGTGCGTGTCCTCCAGGCCTCACGCCCACGCCTGCGCCCCTTCTTCTCCTGGTTTGCCAGCCACAGGCGCTGA
- the Fbxw5 gene encoding F-box/WD repeat-containing protein 5 isoform X3 — MDEGGTPLLPDSLVYQIFLSLGPADVLAAGLVCRQWQAVSRDEFLWREQFYRYYQVARDVPRHPAATSWYEEFRRLYDMVPCVEVQTLKEHTDQVLHLSFSHSGYQFASCSKDCTVKIWNNDLTISLLHSADMRPYNWSYTQFSQFNQDDSLLLASGVFLGPHNSSSGEIAVISLDSFALLSRVRNKPYDVFGCWLTETSLISGNLHRIGDITSCSVLWLNNAFQDVESENVNVVKRLFKIQNLNASTIRTVMVADCSRFDNPDLLLDASDQATPLCQVFDLGGDSEDEAASPPLRNPRPGRAKEGLRRVLDGVLDGGMQLSELALETRVAELLAQGRTKPPERSATDARNKYLIFTTGCLTYSPHQIGIKQILPHQMTTAGPVLGEGRGSDAFFDALDHVIDVHGHIIGMGLSPDNSACPSLRYLYVNSRAWPPGSVVADPMQPPPIAEEIDLLVFDLKTMREVKRALRAHRAYTPNDECFFIFLDVSRDFVASGAEDRHGYIWDRHYNICLAKLRHEDVVNSVAFSPQEQELLLTASDDATIKAWRSPRTVRVLQASRPRLRPFFSWFASHRR; from the exons ATGGACGAGGGGGGCACGCCCCTGCTCCCTGACAGCCTCGTCTACCAGATCTTCCTGAGCCTGGGCCCTGCGGATGTGCTGGCCGCTGGGCTGGTGTGCCGACAGTGGCAGGCCGTGTCCCGGGATGAGTTCCTATGGAGGGAACAGTTCTACCGTTACTACCAGGTGGCCCGCGATGTACCCCGACACCCAG CGGCCACGTCCTGGTATGAGGAGTTCCGTCGGCTCTACGACATGGTACCCTGTGTGGAGGTGCAGACTCTGAAGGAGCACACTGACCAGGTCCTGCACCTCAGCTTTTCCCACTCTGGGTACCAGTTTGCCTCCTGCTCCAAGGACTGCACTGTGAAG ATCTGGAACAACGACCTGACCATCTCGCTGCTGCACAGCGCGGACATGCGGCCCTACAACTGGAGCTACACCCAGTTCTCCCAGTTCAACCAGGACGACTCCCTGCTGCTGGCCTCAGGCGTGTTCCTGGGGCCACACAACTCCTCCTCAGGCGAGATTGCAGTCATCAGCCTAG ACTCCTTCGCCCTGCTGTCCCGCGTGCGCAACAAGCCTTATGATGTGTTCGGCTGCTGGCTCACAGAAACGAGCCTCATCTCCGGGAACCTGCACCGCATTGGAGACATAACATCCTGCTCAGTGCTGTGGCTCAACAACGCCTTCCAG GACGTGGAGTCAGAGAACGTCAATGTGGTAAAGCGGCTCTTCAAGATCCAGAACCTCAATGCCAGCACCATTCGCACAGTGATGGTGGCCGACTGCAGCCGCTTTGACAACCCTGACCTCCTGCTGGACGCCAGCGACCAGGCCACACCCCTCTGCCAAGTCTTTGACCTGGGTGGTGACAGCGAAGATGAGGCTGCCAGCCCCCCTTTGCGCAACCCCCGACCGGGCCGCGCCAAGGAGGGTTTGCGGCGTGTGCTGGATGGTGTGCTGGATGGGGGCATGCAACTATCGGAGCTTGCGCTGGAAACCAGGGTGGCAGAGCTGCTGGCCCAGGGTCGCACCAAGCCCCCAGAGCGCAGTGCCACTGATGCCAGGAACAAATACCTCATTTTCACCACCGGCTGCCTCACCTACTCGCCACACCAGATCG GCATCAAGCAGATCCTGCCACACCAGATGACGACTGCCGGGCCTGTGCTGGGCGAGGGCCGGGGCTCTGATGCCTTTTTTGATGCACTGGACCATGTCATTGATGTGCATGGGCACATCATTGGTATGGGCCTATCCCCTGACAACAG TGCATGCCCCTCGCTCAGGTACCTGTACGTGAACAGCCGCGCCTGGCCCCCAGGCTCTGTGGTGGCTGACCCCATGCAGCCACCACCCATTGCAGAGGAGATCGACCTACTGGTATTTGACCTCAAGACCATGCGGGAGGTGAAGCGGGCCCTGCGAGCTCACCGCGCCTACACACCCAATGATGAGTGCTTCTTCATCTTCCTGGATGTCAGCAGGGACTTCGTGGCCAG TGGGGCTGAGGATCGGCATGGCTACATCTGGGACCGCCACTACAACATCTGCCTGGCCAAGCTGCGGCATGAGGACGTGGTCAACTCGGTGGCCTTCAGCCCCCAGGAGCAGGAGCTTTTGCTGACAGCCAGTGATGATGCCACCATCAAAGCCTGGCGCTCACCACGCACAGTGCGTGTCCTCCAGGCCTCACGCCCACGCCTGCGCCCCTTCTTCTCCTGGTTTGCCAGCCACAGGCGCTGA
- the Fbxw5 gene encoding F-box/WD repeat-containing protein 5 isoform X4 → MCWPLGWCADSGRPCPGMSSYGGNSSTVTTRWPAMYPDTQIWNNDLTISLLHSADMRPYNWSYTQFSQFNQDDSLLLASGVFLGPHNSSSGEIAVISLDSFALLSRVRNKPYDVFGCWLTETSLISGNLHRIGDITSCSVLWLNNAFQDVESENVNVVKRLFKIQNLNASTIRTVMVADCSRFDNPDLLLDASDQATPLCQVFDLGGDSEDEAASPPLRNPRPGRAKEGLRRVLDGVLDGGMQLSELALETRVAELLAQGRTKPPERSATDARNKYLIFTTGCLTYSPHQIGIKQILPHQMTTAGPVLGEGRGSDAFFDALDHVIDVHGHIIGMGLSPDNRYLYVNSRAWPPGSVVADPMQPPPIAEEIDLLVFDLKTMREVKRALRAHRAYTPNDECFFIFLDVSRDFVASGAEDRHGYIWDRHYNICLAKLRHEDVVNSVAFSPQEQELLLTASDDATIKAWRSPRTVRVLQASRPRLRPFFSWFASHRR, encoded by the exons ATGTGCTGGCCGCTGGGCTGGTGTGCCGACAGTGGCAGGCCGTGTCCCGGGATGAGTTCCTATGGAGGGAACAGTTCTACCGTTACTACCAGGTGGCCCGCGATGTACCCCGACACCCAG ATCTGGAACAACGACCTGACCATCTCGCTGCTGCACAGCGCGGACATGCGGCCCTACAACTGGAGCTACACCCAGTTCTCCCAGTTCAACCAGGACGACTCCCTGCTGCTGGCCTCAGGCGTGTTCCTGGGGCCACACAACTCCTCCTCAGGCGAGATTGCAGTCATCAGCCTAG ACTCCTTCGCCCTGCTGTCCCGCGTGCGCAACAAGCCTTATGATGTGTTCGGCTGCTGGCTCACAGAAACGAGCCTCATCTCCGGGAACCTGCACCGCATTGGAGACATAACATCCTGCTCAGTGCTGTGGCTCAACAACGCCTTCCAG GACGTGGAGTCAGAGAACGTCAATGTGGTAAAGCGGCTCTTCAAGATCCAGAACCTCAATGCCAGCACCATTCGCACAGTGATGGTGGCCGACTGCAGCCGCTTTGACAACCCTGACCTCCTGCTGGACGCCAGCGACCAGGCCACACCCCTCTGCCAAGTCTTTGACCTGGGTGGTGACAGCGAAGATGAGGCTGCCAGCCCCCCTTTGCGCAACCCCCGACCGGGCCGCGCCAAGGAGGGTTTGCGGCGTGTGCTGGATGGTGTGCTGGATGGGGGCATGCAACTATCGGAGCTTGCGCTGGAAACCAGGGTGGCAGAGCTGCTGGCCCAGGGTCGCACCAAGCCCCCAGAGCGCAGTGCCACTGATGCCAGGAACAAATACCTCATTTTCACCACCGGCTGCCTCACCTACTCGCCACACCAGATCG GCATCAAGCAGATCCTGCCACACCAGATGACGACTGCCGGGCCTGTGCTGGGCGAGGGCCGGGGCTCTGATGCCTTTTTTGATGCACTGGACCATGTCATTGATGTGCATGGGCACATCATTGGTATGGGCCTATCCCCTGACAACAG GTACCTGTACGTGAACAGCCGCGCCTGGCCCCCAGGCTCTGTGGTGGCTGACCCCATGCAGCCACCACCCATTGCAGAGGAGATCGACCTACTGGTATTTGACCTCAAGACCATGCGGGAGGTGAAGCGGGCCCTGCGAGCTCACCGCGCCTACACACCCAATGATGAGTGCTTCTTCATCTTCCTGGATGTCAGCAGGGACTTCGTGGCCAG TGGGGCTGAGGATCGGCATGGCTACATCTGGGACCGCCACTACAACATCTGCCTGGCCAAGCTGCGGCATGAGGACGTGGTCAACTCGGTGGCCTTCAGCCCCCAGGAGCAGGAGCTTTTGCTGACAGCCAGTGATGATGCCACCATCAAAGCCTGGCGCTCACCACGCACAGTGCGTGTCCTCCAGGCCTCACGCCCACGCCTGCGCCCCTTCTTCTCCTGGTTTGCCAGCCACAGGCGCTGA